The genomic window TGACATTTCTGTCTATTACAAAGGTGGCTATGTTCTCAGGATGATGTCTTTTCCTTATCTCGTTGGCAAGAAAGCCAAGAGTGGATAGGTCTTCCTCAAAGAGCCTAAGGGCTTCCTCTGGGCTTATCCTTTCTCCTTCAAGAACTTTATCGTAAATCTCTGTTTGCGTCTTCATGCCATAGAATTTATCTCAAGCACCAAACTTGGCAAGCCTTAAAGAGTGTGCCAACATGAGATTTATGAGCTTTTCTGCGGGAAAAATGCCAAGCTCACCCTTTAAACACTCCCTCTCTGTAAACCTCTCTGAAGTTCCACCCAGCGCGTAGGGAGAATGCAAAAGCACTGGCACAGGATGCCAAGAGTGTCCCCTTAGCACGGAGGGAGTAGAGTGGTCTCCTGTTATAACAAACACGTCTGGTTTTAACTCCAAAAGCTCTGGCAGATGTTTGTCAAACTCCTCTATCACCCTTATCTTGCCTTCATAGTTGCCATCCTCACCGTAAGAGTCCGTTTTCTTTATATGCAGGAAGAAAAAGTCATAGTCCTGCCAGACATCTTTGAGAGCCATTATCTGGTCTTGTATGGACTGACCTTCAAAGTCTATGAGCTCCATACCCACAAGGCTTGCAAGACCCCTATACATGGGATAGACCGCAATAGCACAGGCTTTTAGACCAAACCTCTCTTCAAAACTTTCCATCTTTGGCTTTTGAGAAAAACCCCTCAAAAGCATATAGTTAGCCTTTGGCTCATCTGCGAGCACTTCCTCTATTTTTTCCAAAAGTCTTCTCAAGACGTGAGCCACCTTTTCTGACGCTTCGTTCAAGCCTTTCGGCTCTATAGGCTCAAGTCCTTCCTTTTGTGGGTCTGTGTCCCTTATACGGTCGCTACCCTCTGGAAGAGCCTCTGGAAACCTTAAGAGCAAGGCAACTCTGTGCTCCATGCCCGGTGCAAAAAACACCCTTACACCATCCACTTCCCTTATCGCTTCTGAGAGCTTCTTAGTTATTCTTCTGTTCTCCTCCGTAGGAATCCTTCCTGCCCTCCTATCCTTTACTATTAACCTACCATCTACCCTCTCCACCGTGGCGTAATTGCCCCTTATGGCTATGTCTGTATCCCTTACCTCAAGTCCAAGACCAAGAGCCTCCAATATACCCCTACCTATCTGATACTCCAAGGGATTGTAGCCAAAAATACCCAGATGACCAGGACCACTACCGGGTGTTATGCCATAGTCCACAGGAATATGCATGCCAAGGGCAGACCTTTTGGCTAAGCGGTCAAGGTTTGGAGTGTTGGCAAGCTCAAGCTCCGTCTTTGTATCCTTCACAGGTAGCCCACCAAGACCATCAAGGACCACCATGAGTATCTTTGTATTGTTTTTTACAAGCAAGTCCTTCAACATAAGTTAAGATTTTACCAGCTTATGGTCCTATCTGTCTTAGGAAAGGAGGTATTTCTTCACTTTTGAGCCATCCGCATTCCTCAAGCCCTCTTTCTACAGCTTCCTGTGATTTTTTTGTCCTCTCCATAAGCAGTTTCACAAAGTCCTGCCTCCTGCCCTTATACTCCTCTATCTCTTCGTAGCTAACTTCAGGAAAACGGGAAACTATCCTATCCTTTACTATGTTCCACGCTGCAAGGTTAGAGTATAGGTTAAACTCCTTGTCTCTGACAGTTTCCTTTACCGCAAGGGATTTTAGAAACTCAAACCTTTCTGGCTTTATGGTTAGGATGGCTTCCGCCATAAGCGGGTCAACGGTGTAGAATACACCAAATAGCTTACCCAGTATTCTCCTTTGAGTTCTTATAATCTGGTCAAGGATGCTCTGGACTTCTGGCTCTACCTTGTCGTATATCAGCTCAAAGTAGTTTAACTCTTCCAGTTCAAGACCGCCCAGATATCTTATAAAGTTGGCAAGCTCATGGTAGCTAACATTTGCTTCCTCTTTCCCTTCTTCCTCCAACTCCTTTTCAATCTCTCCATAGTCTAAGACCACATCCGTGTGGACTGGTGGTATTATGTGGTAGGTTTCAGACTCCCAGCCAGCCTTTCTTAGTATCTGCTCCGCACCATCCTC from Hydrogenobacter sp. T-8 includes these protein-coding regions:
- a CDS encoding 2,3-bisphosphoglycerate-independent phosphoglycerate mutase gives rise to the protein MLKDLLVKNNTKILMVVLDGLGGLPVKDTKTELELANTPNLDRLAKRSALGMHIPVDYGITPGSGPGHLGIFGYNPLEYQIGRGILEALGLGLEVRDTDIAIRGNYATVERVDGRLIVKDRRAGRIPTEENRRITKKLSEAIREVDGVRVFFAPGMEHRVALLLRFPEALPEGSDRIRDTDPQKEGLEPIEPKGLNEASEKVAHVLRRLLEKIEEVLADEPKANYMLLRGFSQKPKMESFEERFGLKACAIAVYPMYRGLASLVGMELIDFEGQSIQDQIMALKDVWQDYDFFFLHIKKTDSYGEDGNYEGKIRVIEEFDKHLPELLELKPDVFVITGDHSTPSVLRGHSWHPVPVLLHSPYALGGTSERFTERECLKGELGIFPAEKLINLMLAHSLRLAKFGA